A stretch of Nonomuraea africana DNA encodes these proteins:
- a CDS encoding group I truncated hemoglobin, which produces MQPDQAPSLYDRLGGVYNIATVVDDLIDRVMSDPRLNKNPAVDEAHHRVSPAGFKFLVTEMVCWAGGGPQQYSGRPMGDSHRHLSITEDEWDSFMDDLHQSLAKFQVPPAEESELVAIVESTKDAIVVVPPLGAGPPNQ; this is translated from the coding sequence GTGCAGCCTGACCAGGCTCCGTCGCTATACGACCGTCTCGGAGGCGTCTACAACATCGCCACGGTCGTCGACGACCTCATCGACCGGGTCATGAGCGATCCGCGATTGAACAAGAATCCCGCCGTGGACGAGGCGCACCACCGCGTCTCCCCGGCAGGTTTCAAGTTCCTCGTCACGGAGATGGTCTGCTGGGCCGGAGGCGGTCCGCAGCAGTACTCCGGACGGCCCATGGGCGATTCACACCGCCACCTGTCCATCACCGAGGACGAGTGGGACTCCTTCATGGACGACCTGCACCAGTCGTTGGCGAAGTTTCAAGTGCCACCCGCAGAGGAGAGCGAGCTCGTCGCCATCGTCGAGAGCACCAAGGACGCCATTGTCGTGGTGCCTCCGCTCGGGGCGGGCCCACCGAACCAGTAA